In a single window of the Methanofollis ethanolicus genome:
- a CDS encoding DUF4258 domain-containing protein, with translation MHFDRERIIGFLDQDAVIISHHARVRMFERNVSTDDLLLVIRTGEMIESYPDDEPCPSLLMLGFIHDNAYHVVLGICQDHLRVITTYMPDEQHWTDTRTRRREE, from the coding sequence ATGCACTTCGATAGAGAAAGGATCATCGGATTCCTGGATCAGGACGCGGTCATCATTTCGCATCACGCCCGGGTCAGGATGTTTGAGCGCAACGTCTCCACCGATGATCTCCTTCTCGTGATCAGGACCGGCGAGATGATCGAATCATATCCTGATGATGAGCCCTGCCCCTCCCTGCTCATGCTTGGTTTTATACATGACAATGCCTATCATGTAGTACTGGGGATCTGCCAGGACCATCTCCGGGTGATCACCACCTATATGCCTGATGAACAACACTGGACCGATACACGAACGAGGAGGAGAGAAGAATGA
- a CDS encoding type II toxin-antitoxin system MqsA family antitoxin, whose amino-acid sequence MIPERCTFCKGTLHEGKTEFIARVKDEIIVITDVPAFICDRCGEAYYSVEVSRKIDAVMQDVHNGRICCRPLAAGEVELTG is encoded by the coding sequence ATGATTCCAGAGAGGTGCACGTTCTGTAAAGGAACACTACATGAAGGAAAAACTGAGTTCATCGCACGGGTGAAGGACGAGATCATCGTCATCACAGATGTCCCGGCTTTCATCTGCGATCGTTGCGGCGAGGCATATTATAGCGTGGAGGTCTCCCGGAAGATCGATGCCGTGATGCAGGATGTCCACAACGGCAGGATCTGCTGCCGTCCCCTCGCGGCAGGCGAGGTCGAGCTCACCGGATAG
- a CDS encoding nucleotidyltransferase domain-containing protein translates to MSSTVCTGGRSCRQKSDEKKDLSSYYVHQMSAVEEIIERLRTVEGFEKVRFVILYGSVARGDAREGSDIDLCVFFDGDPAEASRFRFHALSELFSDRYDLQIFQQLPLSVRVECLRGRVLSCPDERFLYDVAVETIREFDAFKHRLYYYIGERAIG, encoded by the coding sequence ATGTCGTCCACTGTCTGTACAGGCGGCCGGTCCTGCCGCCAGAAGAGCGATGAGAAGAAAGACCTATCCTCTTATTACGTGCACCAGATGTCTGCAGTGGAAGAGATCATCGAGAGGCTTCGTACGGTCGAGGGGTTCGAGAAGGTCCGTTTTGTCATTCTCTATGGATCGGTCGCCCGGGGCGATGCGAGAGAGGGGTCGGATATCGATCTCTGCGTCTTCTTCGACGGCGATCCCGCGGAGGCGTCGAGGTTCAGGTTTCACGCCCTGTCAGAGCTCTTCAGCGACCGGTACGACCTCCAGATCTTCCAGCAGCTCCCCCTCTCTGTACGGGTGGAGTGCTTGCGCGGCCGGGTGCTCTCCTGCCCTGATGAGCGGTTTTTGTACGACGTCGCGGTCGAGACCATCAGGGAATTCGACGCATTCAAACACCGCCTCTACTACTATATCGGGGAGCGGGCGATTGGCTAG
- a CDS encoding nucleotidyltransferase family protein yields the protein MPRTADTIPATWKVQEILEILRRAQPSLQRKYGVSEIGVFGSYARNEQVEGSDVDILVDLAGPIGWDVVDLRDDLEHLLGLKVDLVLKGGIRRRKNLFKSVAGDVVYVRA from the coding sequence ATGCCCAGAACGGCCGACACCATCCCGGCGACATGGAAGGTGCAGGAGATCCTGGAAATTCTCCGAAGAGCTCAGCCCTCCCTCCAGAGGAAGTATGGTGTCAGCGAGATCGGCGTCTTTGGGTCCTATGCCCGGAACGAACAGGTCGAGGGGAGCGATGTCGACATCCTGGTCGACCTTGCCGGGCCGATAGGATGGGATGTCGTCGACCTGCGCGACGACCTGGAGCACCTTCTTGGTCTCAAAGTCGATCTGGTCCTGAAAGGAGGGATTCGACGGCGCAAGAATCTGTTCAAGTCTGTCGCCGGGGATGTCGTCTATGTCAGGGCGTGA
- a CDS encoding ribonuclease HepT family protein, which produces MTFSLTIFGEAAKNGFATVMQRISPRQRPQARRTGYVTPGVDYGAVFVTVRDDLPLLKQGIQAIFDEADRTTKG; this is translated from the coding sequence GTGACCTTCAGTCTCACGATCTTCGGCGAGGCGGCAAAGAACGGTTTCGCCACGGTTATGCAGAGAATATCCCCTAGACAGAGACCGCAGGCACGCAGGACAGGATACGTCACCCCTGGAGTGGATTACGGGGCGGTATTCGTGACGGTCCGTGATGATCTCCCTCTCCTCAAGCAGGGAATTCAGGCAATCTTCGACGAAGCTGACCGCACAACGAAAGGGTGA
- a CDS encoding mannose-1-phosphate guanylyltransferase/mannose-6-phosphate isomerase → MKTIILAGGSGTRLFPLSRTCYPKQFIPLFENESLFQKAVRRALLFSRPEEVYVVTNEAHRFLVADQLAAISACCQVLVEPAGKNTLPAIVYGMTALEEGTVAVLPSDQLITPDEGYKAAFHAAEALARDHLVTFGITPTSPHTGYGYIRPGEVLPGGYAVDAFVEKPDLETAERYVREGYLWNSGMFLFSSALFMEECRRLAPAVAEAFALPVEEAYAKTPKVSIDYGLMEKTDRAAVVPLACSWSDIGSFDALYQVSEKDGDGNVVKGEYIGLRSANNLVISDRLVATIGLSDLAVVDTPDALLVCPKAEAQHVGEVTALLKERGDGRCDLHTTVHRPWGSYTVLLQGDSFQIKRLTVLPGRRLSAQLHHHRSEHWVVVRGMAGVSNDGEQFFVRPGESTFVPAGVRHRLENPGLIPLEVIEVQNGEYITEDDIVRFDDDFKRE, encoded by the coding sequence ATGAAGACGATCATCCTTGCCGGCGGTTCGGGCACCCGCCTCTTCCCCCTGAGCCGGACCTGCTACCCGAAACAGTTCATCCCCCTCTTCGAGAACGAGTCCCTCTTCCAGAAGGCGGTGAGGCGGGCCCTCCTCTTCTCACGGCCCGAGGAGGTGTACGTCGTCACCAACGAGGCGCACCGCTTCCTGGTGGCGGACCAGCTCGCGGCGATCTCTGCCTGCTGCCAGGTCCTCGTCGAGCCTGCCGGGAAAAACACCCTCCCCGCGATCGTCTACGGCATGACGGCCCTGGAGGAGGGGACGGTCGCGGTCCTCCCCTCCGACCAGCTGATCACCCCGGACGAGGGGTACAAGGCAGCTTTTCATGCGGCCGAGGCCCTCGCCAGGGACCACCTGGTCACCTTCGGGATCACGCCGACCTCCCCGCACACGGGCTACGGCTATATCCGGCCCGGCGAAGTTCTCCCCGGCGGCTATGCCGTCGACGCCTTCGTCGAGAAGCCAGACCTGGAGACCGCGGAGAGGTATGTCCGGGAGGGCTATCTCTGGAACTCAGGCATGTTCCTCTTCTCCTCTGCGCTCTTCATGGAGGAGTGCCGGCGCCTGGCGCCGGCCGTGGCAGAGGCCTTCGCCCTCCCTGTGGAGGAGGCGTATGCAAAGACCCCGAAGGTCTCGATCGACTACGGCCTCATGGAGAAGACCGACCGGGCTGCGGTCGTGCCCCTGGCCTGTTCATGGAGCGACATCGGGAGCTTCGACGCCCTGTACCAGGTGAGTGAGAAGGACGGGGACGGCAATGTCGTGAAGGGGGAGTACATCGGCCTCAGGAGCGCGAACAACCTGGTCATCTCCGACCGCCTGGTGGCGACGATCGGCCTCTCCGACCTCGCGGTCGTCGACACCCCGGACGCCCTCCTGGTCTGCCCGAAGGCAGAGGCCCAGCACGTCGGCGAGGTCACCGCCCTCCTGAAGGAGAGGGGCGACGGCCGCTGCGACCTCCACACCACTGTCCACCGGCCCTGGGGCTCGTACACCGTCCTCCTCCAGGGCGACTCCTTCCAGATCAAGCGCCTCACCGTCCTCCCGGGCCGCCGCCTCTCGGCCCAGCTCCACCACCATCGGAGCGAGCACTGGGTGGTCGTCCGCGGCATGGCCGGGGTCTCCAATGACGGCGAACAGTTTTTTGTCAGGCCGGGGGAGAGCACCTTTGTCCCGGCCGGGGTGCGGCACCGCCTGGAGAACCCCGGACTGATCCCCCTCGAAGTGATCGAGGTGCAGAACGGCGAATACATCACCGAGGACGATATCGTCCGCTTCGACGACGACTTCAAGAGGGAGTGA